The genome window AGCCCGCGACGGCATGTGATACTTCGGCTCAAGCTTGGCCACTAACCTTTTAAATCCTTTGCCATCTACTGCAGAAAAGGGACGTAAATCACACACTATGTATTCCGCGATGTACCTCGTGATTTCTTGAGCCCTTGCGCTGTTGTGTGGCATAGTTGTTGAAAATGCCTCCTTCAGGGTTTTTTGACAGGACTTGATTTGTGAGAGAATCTGCAAACTTTTTGGGATGATGGGTTGTCAGATGACTTTGCATGTTGCTTGTGTTTCCCGTGTTGTATCGCAGTTTACTGTGGCAGTGCTTGCACATAGTCCATTGTCTGTCCACCACCTTCTCTCCTTTTGCGTTTTTTGACACGGCGAAaccaaaatgtttccagacatcTGATTTAAAAGCTGCAGGGGCTGGCACAATCTCAACTTCGGGGTTGTTGTTTTCATCCTTACAAGTATCGCTGTCGGCCATGCTGGCTTGCTGTGATTATGTGTGGACAGCGTGCAGCGTGCAATCCTATTGGCTTAACAACAGTTGTTGTGACGACGCAGCGCAAAGGATCATGGTCTATGTAGTTAACAATGATTTGTTCCACGGGACTGTGTTTAATCCTCTTGCTTTTTGACGGACACCTGTCCTTTTAATATTGTAACCCAACCAGGACTATATCGAGACACGTTTACCAGCGATAGCGATATCGTTACATCCCTAATGATGGAGGTAAAATGTACTTTAAGTGTAAAAAGAAAacgcttaaatatgcaatataacaattacaagaagtcatacaagcatgacaagcaatattagcttcaacaacccaaccagacaacatatccaagcattatagcaggtaaacaacttcgccaaacagatagacatccatccagactgcagcgatgctgtcctgaactgtgtgagtgaACGGAGTTGAGCAGCGCAGTTAGTTTCTCCAGACGGATCATGAGACGGCCTACTTTCCTGTGTGTGCGGACATGACGTAATGATGCAAGGATAAATGTCATAAACCAACGATTTTGTTCCAAATCGAACCCGACtgctcaaaatacatttttattggcttaccgtagtgaatcaGGTAAGGGCATTGTTTTGAACAATGACTGTTGATGTACTCGATCAATAATGCCAATTTGTTGTaaaaatgcaaataattctaaatactttgtataCAAGTAACAAGTAGTTGTTTTGATTTGGTTGCGGAGTTGTTTTTCAGCAGTAATGAGTGATTAATATGGAAGTTAATGGGTGAATTACTAGAAATTCTAAATTCTTTTTTCATATAAATTTAATGCAAtatattcaaattcagttttataTAATCCTTGATAAAAACATATAtcttcacatgtatcacactAGTTTAGCTGTAGTTAATGTATATGTTTTAGTAAGACAAActgacaaacataatataactTGAATGAAATGAACATCCATATATTTGCTATTGCAAAAAAGGAACGTATCCGATTTGATTTACAGGTTAGTAGCTGGTGCTTGTGTGTTGTCTGAGGTGCATTAGCATTTACACTGAGAATGTAAATGATGCCCATTATAATAGGCCAACATTTTACAGTgagtttatttttatgcatttatcatGGCTTGTTCCATTTGTTTGACCCGtctcttatttattttagttgggAGCCAGCGGAGACTGGGGACAGAAAGCCAACAACGTTCTCAGATTCACCAAGGGCAAATCTTTCCGCCATGAGAAGACTAAGAAAAAGCGCGGCAGTTACAGAGGCGGTGCCATCTCCACCTCTGTGAACTCCATCAGGTTCGACAGTGAATGAGATCCAAACCAAACAAGCAACATCAGAACTCACTCCATCTATTTCTCTTCTTTGCTGTATGAGGTCTAGCCAGTGTTGTTCTGGCCCATCTACCCTCTCTTCCTGCATGGCTGGCAGTTTACTGACACTGTTTTACGTTCAGTACTGTTGGGCCAGCATAGACTGAAGGCAGCAACAGAAAGTGTCAGGTCCATATACATTCTTTGATACAGTTAGACATGACATCCACATGGTGCCGCTGGTTCATTGAGTGTTGCATATATAAAGCATTTTGATTAGCTACAATGTAAATAATCTGTTTTTGGcttactgtaaaatgttttttgaagtTGGGTTTGACAGATTATGTATGCACGTTCTAAATGCCAATTGTTAATAATGTACTAGAAATTACAAAATGATATCTGAGTTTTTTTTAACATGAGGATAAATGTTGAGTTGTCtcacaaatgtaatttttatggtTGTGTTAACATTTACGAGCCAATTACATTAAAAGCCATATAGTTAATGACACCGCCCGTTTGACTGACACTGGAACACTTGAATTGGAACACGTTTATCCTCATTAAATTTTagttgttttgatattttattgtCCATTCTGTGTTACACAGGGTTTTGTCATTTTTCTCCCTCATTATCAGTCTTATAACTAATTAAAATCTCGACTGATGAACTTCAACTGCTTGTCTGTTTTTGGACAAATACCATCTCTAGTTCTGACAAGAGATTAGCATTTACATGTTAATTGTTAAAAATGCCACTATAGTTGAAATTAGTATGAacttaaatataaaattgtaCCAAATTTGTAATGAGTATGGCTTGGAATTCAAAGTGAGCATGTTTATATGCAATATTTTAACCTGTTATGCTTAAAGGTGTACTCACAAACTTTCTTTGTCaatttggacttacactgacatctagtggtgtggatgcagcattattgaAAGACAAAAGTTTTTAGTTATTAATGCCTTTAAAATTCAGTCaaccattatttatttaatttatgagtgaaagtgtcaaagatCAGGACTGTTACTAAGATTAAGTGCGTATTAATCTGGTCATCTGATTCTAACGACctcatgtgtggaccctctccattttataaggttactgatatgaccgcAGTCTTCGTCTCATCTGAGTGTGGATTACTTTATACACGTTTGTTCACCAATTTTTTAGGTGTAAAAGTTTTGAATGaaataaattactgagtgcacctttaataagcCGACAATATTTGTGGTCAAAAAAATCATTTGCCTTTCCAGACAATACACAAACTGGCCAAATGTATACATTGAATGCACCAAGTCATTGGATAAAAGtgccaaatccataaatgtaattttttaagatttcctgtttcattgGTCACATTACAGACTGGACAAAAACAATGAGGGTAAAGTGTTTgctatcattgtaaagaaaaactTTCAGAATTTCTAATGATGAATTCTGAGAGACTCCGACTAAGAAGCTGCTGAAAAATCAGCATAATCATAATAAAGTTGTATTTCTTATTcttctgattttacattatatgCCTCAGGGtataaataaggtggctccaaaaaaatagcttttataattCATGTAGTTAAATTGTGTTAattcaaagcaatcaaaagttattgcATTACAAAAACTATTTATCATAGTGTCACAAAAGCCTcgtcaaacaaataaaacaataattgttCACAAAAacgaattacacatgcaaacacaactgACTacaggtttgcatagcatgcagacatgattacactaatgagatttcacagaatgagttccATTCTGAGCCATTTGAGTcaagtctgtgtcatgtacttggtgccaAAGTTCTTGGTGGCCAAGTGTAACAGTAACAATCACATCTCTGACcaaatatggatgactttttgcACCGATCTGAACCCAGTCCGATTGATTTAGTGTTCCATGATACATCATTCCCAATGACATCATCTATTCCAGGAAAGCTGTAATGCTTTCAGACAGATTGTCAGATAGCCAGATGTTGTGTtagtgtggattatctaatgatttatgcatccgattaccttgtgtgtgggcttgtttaaaAGATAATTGCCTCTTTGAAGTAATGgaatgatattttatgttctgtttatattGTGTGATGTTGTAAGCGATAATAAGGCAaatgagcaacacctgttctcctgaaacataattgtcaaagacatacttctctattactcgctatatttttctCTGTGAGTAAAACAGCTGGTTGGTTgaattctactctttgagagctttccaacaacatacaCTGACCtacaggattattaggaacacctgttcaatttctcattaatgcaattatctaatcaaccaatcacatggcagttgcttcaatgcatttaggggtgtggtcctggtcaagacaatctcctgaactccaaactgaatgtcagaatgggaaagaaaggtgatttaaacaattttgagcatggcatggttgttggtgccagacggtctgagtatttcacaatctgctcagttactgggattttcacgcacaaccatttctagggtttacaaagaatggtgtgaaaagggaaaaacatccagtatgcggcagtcctgtgggcgaaaatgccttgttgatgctagaggtcagaggagaatgggccgactgattcaagctgatagaagagcaactttgcctgaaataaccactcgttacaaccgaggtatgcagcaaagcatttgtgaagccacaacacgcacaaccttgaggcggatgggctacaacagcagaagaccccaccgggtaccactcatctccactacaaataggaaaaagaggctacaatttgcaagagctcaccaaaattggacagttgaagactggaaaaatgttgcctggtctgatgagtctcgatttctgttgagacattcagatggtcgagtcagaatttggcgtaaacagaatgagaacatggatccatcatgccttgttaccactgtgcaggctggtggtggtggtataatggtttcttggcacactttaggccccttagtgccaattgggcatcgtttaaatgccacggcctacctgagcattgtttctgaccatgttcatccctttatggccaccatgtacccatcctctgatggctacttccagcaggataatgcaccatgtcacaaagctcgaatcatttcaaattggtttcttgaacatgacaatgagttcactgtactaaaatggcccccacagtcaccagatctcaacccagtagagcatctttgggatgtggtggaacggtagcttcgtgccctggatgtgcatcccacaaatctccatcaactgcaagatgctatcctatcaatatgggccaacatttctaaagaatgctttcagcaccttgttgaatcaatgccacgtagaattaaggcagttctgaaggcgaaagggggtcaaacacagtattagcatggtgttcctaataatcctttaggtgagtatatgacacatggctatttgatgacattgatatttttactgattacaataatctGTACAGTgcaaatttttaaatataaattatgaaaatgtaacacttctgatttgttctgcaaatttcaaagcacttgttcagttttggtcatcatGCCTGCATGCATTGGAATATAGAGATTCAAAGCTTACTAACGATACCTAATTTGTGCTGGTCAAGACGAagctattattaatattttgatttgtttatttttttttcttctcgcCGGCTCACCCATCCAAGCTTAAATTTAAGGGATAAATGCCTAAAACTGTTAAAACCGATTggcacaggtagatttttgcctaTTTACCTGAttttgtgttacatgtaaacatctttactagcgttttgatgtcaaaagcacaaAATAATCAGTTGATTTGAAATGTAAAGATAGGATataatgcaatcccatgttgactgcatccacTGACCtgtcaataagcaaattgaaggggatctagaaagggtccagtgatgttcttcaggtgggccaacaccagtctctcaaattatttcatgaccaTAAACGTCAGGTCGACAGGTCCTGAGATTTTAGATTTCTTTGGAACAGGAATGATGATgggcatttgaagcagcatgggattTCACAcggctccagtgatctattgaaaatcagtgtgaagatgggggccagctggtcagcacaggatcgAAGACAAGCTGGTGagacaccatctgggcctgaagccttcctcgtcTTATTTTTCTGAAAGACTAGGCTCAAATCATTTTCACAGATCTTAAAAAAAGTGTAGCTTGACTTTCAGAAAAGTACAACCCAAGAAGTCAAActaaattttatattaattttatttgaagCTTACCATTTTTTAACTCTATTACCAAAGTTTGAttacaaatatgatttaaaatcttttttttaacaaataaactatttattatatcattttattttaatcattgccACTCAACTTAACACAGTCATCTTATAGCttcatgtgattttgttttgttttgttttttgggtcaGACCCCCTCCAACCCCCTTGTAATTTGCGCCCTGATATTCAAAAActaatacacaaacacaacacagccGTCAGTAATGTAAAAATCTTTTAATAGTATCGCTTTCAACATCCTTACAAAAGAAATTCAATAAGATTTTCAAAATATTAATGCGGTTCATAGTACAATGGAAATTGCTTGTTGAAAGTCAGTTGGAAGCTAATAATTTGCTTCTGGGACATCTGGATGCTTTTGCGAAAAGGGGTGTAAAATAGACCTTCTCACATGGGAGCATTTTGCTTAAACAGTGAAAGCAAGTGTTTTAAATCAAAGATAGAAATCATACAAATAACCTCAAGAAAAGAAACTCATGGCTCTGTCTAGAGGACagaacatttattatatattgcattctactgtcattgtgacctcttgctgtTTTGATGCCACATTCAAGTTCTAGTGTGTGTAGAATTGTgcaactgaaaatgttttaaaacatcaacaaataaatacaagatAACCAAACTTTTTTTGTCTTAATGTTAAATAGTTGTTTGTAGCGGTCTTAAACGTGGCACAGATGCACTGAATGCACGAGCACTAGTTACTGTAGCATGCGTGTTTCAGATGTGCCTCACTAGttcattttttaatgattaattaaactCCATCAGAGGACAACTCTCCAAGTGTTACTGCTGTTTAGGCATAGCAAAGTCCCAGGCGGTGTCCTGGGCACACTTCAACATGGCACGCACAAGCCGGGTGAAACCCATGTCCTTGGGTTTCTCCAGCCCACGCATCAGCCTCTGTTTCATGATGGAGATGAATTCCTTATTACTCAGCTCTCCATTACCTAAAAGGGAGCAGATGACAGAGAAATATGATGGGTAATTATCACCACCAGTGCTGACCAACTCCATATGCACAGCCAACCTCAGCAGAACATTTTGAAATTATCGGCATCGGCCGATAACTGTGCCAAATTGGCTAATTAACATAAGTGGTCATTCTGTCTACTGTCTTGTGgccattttctgttttcaaatacacgcacacacacacacacgcacacacacacacacacacacacacacacacacacgttgtgtttccatgttttatggggactttccatagacataatggtttttatactgtacaaactttatattctatcccctaaacctaaccctacccctaaacctaaccctcacagaaaacattctgcatttttacatttcgggttttactatccttatggggacatttggtccccacaaagtgataaatacacgctcactcacacacactacacacacacacacacacacacacacacacacacacacacacacacacacacacacacacacacacacacacacacacacacacacacacacacacacagttgtgtttccatgttttatggggactttccatagacataatggtttttatactgtacaaactttatattctatcccctaaacctaaccctcacagaaaactttctgcatttttacattttcaaaaaacatcatttagtatgatttataagctgttttcctcatggggaccgacaaaatgtccccacaaggtcaaaaattttgggttttactatccttatggggacatttggtccccacaaagtgataaatacacgctcacacacacacacacacacacagtggcaagaaaaagtatgtgaaccctttggaatttgctGGTTTCCTGCATTAATTGtatataaaatgtgatctcatcttcatcaaaagacacaagtatagacaaatacAATGTGCTAAATtaataacacacaaaaaattataatatattatgtctttattgaacacatcccattaagcATTTACAGTGCCAGGGAAAAGtttgtgaacccttggatttaataactggtcgatcctcctttggcagcaataatctcaaccaagtgtttcccgTAGCTGCACAACGTTCAGGAGgaattttggatcattcttccttacagaactgatTCAGCTCAGTCATATTTTTAGGAtttctggtgtgaacggctctagaggtcatttcacagcatctctattgggttaaggtctgggctcttaCTGGGTCaatccaaaaggtggattttctttatttgcagccattctgtagtggattcaATTTGATGTttaaggtcattgtcctgctgcgtcacccaacttctactgagcttcagctggcacacagccacacTGATTTTATTCtataggatatcttgataatggcaagcagtccaggccccgaagcagccccaaatcatgattcTCCCTCCACTCtagggatgatgttttcatgttggtataaaGTGCCATTTTTACGGCATTaatagtgctgtgtgttcttcccaaacaattaaaCCatagattcatcagtccacaaaacattttcccagtagtgttgtggagtgttaAGGTGGTCTTTGGTAAACTTCATTAATGTTTTTGTTAGAAATTTGTGGCTTCCTTCATTGTGTCCTACCatagacaccatgcctgtttaatgtttcccgtatagtagactcatgaacaaagATGTCAACCAGTTCCAATAATTCCTTTAAGTCTTTAactggttcttttttttttttatataacgtTGAGcattcatcttggctggacggccacttctagggagagtaaccACAGTATTAAATcattccatttatagacaatttatctaactgtggacagatgaatatctaagtgCTTCGAAAATACTTTTTAACCCTTtctagctttatgcaaagcaacaattgttgattgtaggtcttctgagatctcttttttgcgaggcatggtccatgtcagcagatgcttcttgtgaatagcaaactcagaATGTTTGTAGTGCTTTTCATaaatcaaagtagctctaacccacacctccaatctcatttcattcatTATATGACAGTCTTTCCAACTCCttaaacgaattatatttgttttgtcatCTTTAGCCCAGGGATTCACTTTTTCCATggtactgtgaatgtttaatgggatgtgttaaataaagacatgaaatattataactGTTTTTGTGTTGATAGCTTCTTCACGTTGTGTTTTGTctgtacttgtgactttaatgaagatgagatcacattttataggCAAtttatgcagaaaaccagctaattccaaagagttcatatatttttttctttccactgtatttttaatgcattttcagtatatattgtgtaaaaaattgtcagatgggctggtttgagtatttctgtaactgctgatctcctgggattttcacacacaacagtctctagaatttacaccgaCTGGtgtcaaaaacagaaaacatccagtgagcatcagttaTGTGGACGGAAATgtgttgttgatgagagagttcaacagagaatggccagactggttcaaacaggcaaagtctacagtaactcgacGAGgcggacctacacaatattaggcaggtggcatatatatatatatatatatatatatatatatatatatatatatatatatatatatatatatatatatatacacacacacacacacacacacacacacacacacacacagtatataccagtatatgcacacacatattgtttcagCCATTGACCATCCTTCTCTTTTGATATTGGTATTAGCCACTGAAAAACCCATATTAGTCGACCAATATCATAAATGCACACAGACACTCACCGTCACAATCGAAGAGCGCAAACACAACATCACACACATGGTCCGACAGCTCCACCTTGGCAACTGTGCGTGCTACCTGCTTCATGGTGGCTGAAGAGATGGgatgagatggagagagagagagagagagagagagagagaattatagtGTGTAGAGTGATAAGTGGAGCGGTAACAGAGCAGTCTCGTCCAACTCATAAGCTTCATGAACACTTTGCCTGAGCTTGATTAGTGGATATAATGTAGTTTTGCTGGGCTTGATCAATACTGGAAATTCAGTTCCTGAAGAGAAAGCTTCACCAGATAGAAAACAAAAAAGTGGATagatagagggagagagtgagagagagaacagcCTGTCGGGAACTTTAGGAAAAGTAAGGGTGGGATACATGGGCGATGGAGTCAGGGAGTGATGGCACTTTTTCAGCCTGCATCAACTGAACATAGTTGactgattttaaaatataaacagcAGAGCAGGGCTCTTCAACTACCTTCTTGCAGGGGCCAGAATATCCAGAGGAAAATTTGAAGTGGCACCAAACTTTTTCTATATTTATCTTAGCTAACACTTTCATTATAACTATAACtctaacatgcaaaacaaaactaaacaacacTAATactatgcatttatttacattacaatAC of Xyrauchen texanus isolate HMW12.3.18 chromosome 20, RBS_HiC_50CHRs, whole genome shotgun sequence contains these proteins:
- the LOC127660751 gene encoding nucleolar and coiled-body phosphoprotein 1-like yields the protein MRKKKPPRIRQSPHPHHRLFPKSNRRIKDDEIDVDPRLADNSFDAKLGASGDWGQKANNVLRFTKGKSFRHEKTKKKRGSYRGGAISTSVNSIRFDSE